One genomic window of Pirellulales bacterium includes the following:
- the murC gene encoding UDP-N-acetylmuramate--L-alanine ligase, with product MLPLLADRGGQATNLTNHARMANCAPAQEHAPSVMAAGRAHLVGVAGAGMRSLARLLVEAGWDVTGSDQCLAGHHASAVRPTLDLVVHSAAIAPDNVELQRARELHVPTLGYAETLRLLTYGRTTLAVAGTHGKSTTTAMLVEILGASGLDPSHIFGAARLASDAPGGHCGEDPVFVVEACEYRRHFLQLSPQLAVITGVDADHFDCYPQLDALEEAFAEFADRVPADGVIVRRAECKVAGRATADLAARVVTFGGVVGADWRAVPLEQDRGRYTFRIERAGRSFVECRLLVPGRHNMFNALAAAALAAEFGVPAEAIVAGLSHFRGLTRRLETLAVDSGLHHLDDYAHHPTEVAATLAAIREMYSDSRVWCVFQPHQISRTEHLLDELAVSLQNADKVIVADVFAAREPSTEARSLAVALAELTSRLGAAIVPLHDTDEIAAHLASELQPGDVLATLGAGDIRKVHDGVLDRVRGVRAAA from the coding sequence ATGCTGCCATTGCTAGCGGATCGTGGGGGGCAGGCCACGAATCTCACCAATCACGCTCGCATGGCGAATTGCGCGCCGGCCCAGGAGCACGCTCCCTCGGTCATGGCGGCGGGTCGCGCGCACCTGGTGGGAGTCGCCGGGGCAGGGATGCGCTCGCTGGCCCGCTTGCTCGTCGAAGCCGGCTGGGACGTTACCGGTTCGGACCAATGCCTGGCGGGACACCATGCCTCGGCGGTGCGGCCGACGCTCGACCTGGTCGTCCACAGCGCGGCCATCGCGCCCGACAACGTCGAGCTACAGCGCGCCCGCGAGTTGCACGTGCCCACGCTCGGCTATGCCGAGACACTGCGGCTGCTCACGTACGGGCGGACCACCCTGGCCGTGGCCGGCACGCACGGCAAATCGACCACCACGGCCATGCTGGTCGAGATTCTGGGCGCGAGCGGGCTCGATCCCTCGCACATCTTTGGCGCGGCGCGTCTGGCGAGCGATGCGCCCGGTGGCCATTGCGGCGAGGACCCCGTGTTTGTCGTCGAGGCCTGCGAATACCGTCGCCACTTTCTACAACTGTCGCCGCAATTGGCGGTCATCACCGGGGTCGACGCCGATCACTTCGACTGTTACCCGCAGCTCGACGCCCTGGAAGAAGCATTTGCCGAGTTCGCCGATCGCGTGCCGGCCGATGGTGTCATCGTGCGACGCGCCGAGTGTAAGGTAGCCGGTCGGGCGACGGCCGATCTCGCGGCGCGTGTCGTCACGTTTGGCGGTGTTGTCGGCGCCGATTGGCGCGCGGTGCCCCTCGAGCAGGATCGTGGCCGGTACACGTTCCGCATCGAACGCGCCGGGCGTTCGTTCGTCGAGTGCCGGCTATTGGTTCCCGGACGCCACAATATGTTCAATGCCCTGGCGGCGGCGGCCCTGGCGGCGGAGTTTGGGGTGCCGGCCGAGGCGATCGTGGCGGGACTGTCTCATTTCCGTGGGCTGACACGGCGTTTGGAGACGCTGGCGGTCGACTCGGGGCTCCACCACCTCGACGACTACGCCCATCACCCCACCGAGGTGGCAGCCACCCTGGCCGCCATCCGCGAAATGTACTCCGACAGCCGGGTTTGGTGCGTGTTTCAGCCGCACCAGATTTCGCGTACCGAACATCTGCTGGACGAACTGGCTGTCAGCTTGCAGAATGCCGACAAAGTGATCGTGGCCGATGTCTTCGCCGCGCGCGAGCCATCGACCGAGGCACGGAGCCTGGCTGTCGCTTTGGCGGAATTGACCTCGCGCCTGGGCGCCGCGATCGTGCCCCTGCACGACACCGACGAGATCGCCGCTCACCTGGCGAGTGAATTGCAACCGGGAGACGTGCTGGCCACCCTGGGGGCCGGCGATATACGGAAGGTACACGATGGCGTTCTTGACCGGGTTCGAGGAGTTCGCGCGGCCGCGTGA